The Pseudofrankia sp. DC12 region CTCGGCGAACCCGCGGGTCGCCGTGTAGCAGTAGTACAGCGCGACCAGGATCAGGATCTCGACCCACCAGACGGGCCGCCCGGTCTCCGGATCACGGAACCGCCTGCGCCATCGGTCTCCGCGGCTCTCCAGGCCGGCGGCGCCGTGCTCGGCTGCGGCCGGGCCCGCGGCCGTCACCAGAGCCACCGGCGCCTCCTCGCGGCCGTCCGGTGCCGTGCCCACCTGCCCCGCGCCAGCCGTCTGCGCCACGTGGACGCGCGGCCTCGGGGTACCTGCCCCGTCCTGACCCGTTGCCATCCCTCTACTCAACCCGATACCTCCGACTGTTCTCCTACCAGCCCCACCGGACAGGCCCAGCCCGCCCGAGCCGGAAACGCTGCAGGGGATCAGCTCCGCCACCCCGAGGCGGGGCAGCGGCACCGATCCCCTGTGACCAAGCGCACGCCGAGAAGCTCCCCCGCGAAGGTCAGGTGCCGGGGTGGGTGCTGGCGGTGGCCGGGCTCGCCGGTGCCGCCACCGAGCCGGCGCCGCTCGCGCCGGTGGGGGTGGCGCCGCTCGCCGGCAGGGCGCTGCCGGCCACCCAGGTGGACCACGGTATCGACCAGTCGTTACCCAGCTGCGAGGTGTCCGGCGGCCGGCCGCTGTTGAAGACGTTGACGATGTCCCCGACCTGGCTGAAGTTGTAGAACCACTCTGCGTCGGCCGGCGCCGCGTTCACGCAGCCGTGCGAGACGTTGACCCGGCCCTGGTCGGCCACCGACCACGGGGCCGCGTGGACGTACTGACCACCGCTGGTGATCTGCACGTTCCACAGCACGGTCTCGTAGTAGTAGTCCGGGTCACCCTTCGGGATGCCGACCGTCGCCGAGTCCATGATCACGGACTGGGCCTTGCCGATGACGTTGTGCGGCCCGTCCATGGTCAGCAGGGTCGGCTTGCCGCCCTTGCCACCGCTGATCGGCAAGGTCTTCACCAGCTGGCCGTTGCGGTAGACCTTCATCGTGTGCGCGGCGATGTCGACCTGGCTGACCTGTGCGGCGCCGATGGTGAAGTCCATCGCGCGGTCCTTGACCCCGAGCAGCCCGTTGCCGGCATCGAGCCCGGCCAGGTTCGCCTCGACGTGGACCTTGGTGCCGGACGGGTAGTAGTCCTTCGGGCGCCAGCGGACCACCCGGTCGGTCAGCCAGCTCCAGGAGCCCTCGAGCGCCGGGGTGGTGGTGACGGACAGCCTGCTCTGCACGGCGGCGCGGTCGGTGGTGGGGCTGCTGAAGGTCAGCACGACCGGTGTGCCGACGCCGACGACGTCGCCGCCGACCGGCTCCCAGGAGACCTTGAACTGTTTGGCCGGGGTTCCCGTCGTGAAGGCCACGTGGCTGGTCGTGGTGCCGGTGACGCCGGCGGCCGGCGCGGTCGACGCGGTCACCTGGTAGTCACTGGCCGCGTAGAGGCCGCCGGTCGACGTCCAGGTCCTGTGGTCCGCCGAGTAGGTCCCGACCAGAGTGCCGGC contains the following coding sequences:
- a CDS encoding Ig-like domain-containing protein codes for the protein MVFSASEPNHRPGRAAVRGGFPRPLVAIVIPLLAIILAACGSGGGGAQADGSAPTTPAVPAAAVKVTPADGATGVAVTDKVVVTANAPLVDVQVARAASTSQKTDAGTLVGTYSADHRTWTSTGGLYAASDYQVTASTAPAAGVTGTTTSHVAFTTGTPAKQFKVSWEPVGGDVVGVGTPVVLTFSSPTTDRAAVQSRLSVTTTPALEGSWSWLTDRVVRWRPKDYYPSGTKVHVEANLAGLDAGNGLLGVKDRAMDFTIGAAQVSQVDIAAHTMKVYRNGQLVKTLPISGGKGGKPTLLTMDGPHNVIGKAQSVIMDSATVGIPKGDPDYYYETVLWNVQITSGGQYVHAAPWSVADQGRVNVSHGCVNAAPADAEWFYNFSQVGDIVNVFNSGRPPDTSQLGNDWSIPWSTWVAGSALPASGATPTGASGAGSVAAPASPATASTHPGT